The following coding sequences lie in one Arachis stenosperma cultivar V10309 chromosome 5, arast.V10309.gnm1.PFL2, whole genome shotgun sequence genomic window:
- the LOC130979675 gene encoding putative pentatricopeptide repeat-containing protein At1g12700, mitochondrial isoform X2: MLSMRRPPSIIQFTKILGSLAKTNHFSTAISVFQQLQARGIAPNLFTLNIVINCCCGMGRMTLAFSVLAKIFRMDYQPNTVTLTTILKGLYLCGSVEKAVRFHDRVLAHGFHFNQVTYGTLINGLCKTGHTSAAIQMLRKIPRYGIAPNVFMYNTIIDSLCKDTLVSQAFHLFSEMLAKGISPDVITYNSLIFGLCLEGQYKEAIDLLSDMVLRNITPNVYTYNTLIDGLCKEGKIKDAKSVLAVMAKHGVKPDVVTYTSLMDGYCLVNQVNKAKYLFNTMAENKVFPNVQSYNIMINGFCKSKMIDDALNLFEEMRRKNLVPNTITFSILIDGLCKSGRISCASLLLVEMHDKGQPANIITYSSFLDALCKNHHVDKALVLFNMIKDQGIRPNIWSYNILIDGLCKSGRLKNAKEIFQDLSIEGYHPDVWTYTIMINGLCKEGLPHEALAFLSKMEDNGCLPNAVTYEIIIRALFEKGENDIAEKLLREMISRGLLQG, from the coding sequence ATGCTCTCTATGCGTCGCCCTCCATCCATCATCCAATTCACCAAGATTTTGGGATCTCTTGCCAAGACCAACCATTTCTCCACCGCCATTTCCGTTTTTCAGCAATTGCAAGCCAGGGGAATCGCtcccaacttatttactttGAACATCGTAATTAATTGTTGTTGCGGCATGGGTCGTATGACGCTTGCTTTCTCTGTATTGGCCAAGATTTTCAGAATGGATTATCAACCTAATACGGTAACATTGACAACAATCCTGAAAGGTCTCTATCTCTGTGGTAGTGTTGAAAAAGCAGTGCGCTTTCATGACAGAGTGCTGGCTCATGGATTTCACTTTAATCAAGTCACTTATGGGACGTTGATCAATGGGCTCTGTAAGACCGGACACACATCAGCTGCTATTCAAATGTTGAGAAAGATCCCACGGTATGGCATTGCTCCTAATGTCTTCATGTACAACACAATTATCGATAGCCTCTGCAAGGATACACTTGTAAGTCAGGCTTTTCATTTATTCTCTGAAATGCTTGCTAAGGGAATTTCTCCCGATGTTATCACATACAATTCTCTCATTTTTGGATTGTGTCTTGAGGGTCAATATAAGGAAGCCATTGATTTGTTAAGTGATATGGTGCTTAGAAACATTACTCCTAATGTTTATACCTATAATACTTTGATTGATGGGCTATGCAAGGAAGGAAAGATCAAAGATGCTAAGAGTGTATTGGCTGTAATGGCAAAACATGGTGTGAAACCAGATGTGGTTACTTATACCAGCTTAATGGATGGATATTGTTTGGTTAATCAGGTAAATAAGGCAAAATATTTATTCAACACAATGGCTGAGAATAAAGTGTTTCCTAATGTTCAGAGTTACAATATCATGATTAATGGCTTTTGTAAAAGTAAAATGATCGATGACGCCTTGAATCTCTTCGAAGAGATGCGTCGCAAGAACTTGGTTCCAAATACTATAACTTTTAGTATTCTTATTGATGGCTTGTGCAAATCAGGGAGAATATCTTGTGCTTCCTTACTTCTTGTTGAGATGCATGATAAAGGTCAACCTGCTAATATAATCACATACAGTTCCTTTCTTGATGCTTTATGCAAAAACCATCATGTTGACAAAGCACTTGTTTTATTCAACATGATTAAAGATCAAGGCATTCGCCCAAATATATGGTCATACAACATACTTATTGATGGTTTGTGCAAAAGTGGAAGACTTAAAAATGCAAAAGAGATATTTCAAGATCTTTCCATTGAAGGCTATCATCCAGATGTGTGGACATACACCATTATGATCAATGGGCTTTGCAAAGAGGGCCTGCCTCATGAAGCATTGGCTTTCTTGTCAAAAATGGAAGACAACGGTTGCTTACCAAATGCTGTGACTTATGAAATAATCATTCGTGCTCTGTTTGAAAAAGGTGAAAATGATATCGCGGAGAAACTTCTTCGTGAAATGATATCTAGAGGCCTATTGCAAGGATAA
- the LOC130979675 gene encoding putative pentatricopeptide repeat-containing protein At1g12700, mitochondrial isoform X1, translating to MLYATRFRYSVRQIPNLVPLSTLPPSCSCSWTSLHFHSQPPSLREVDDAVDSFTRMLSMRRPPSIIQFTKILGSLAKTNHFSTAISVFQQLQARGIAPNLFTLNIVINCCCGMGRMTLAFSVLAKIFRMDYQPNTVTLTTILKGLYLCGSVEKAVRFHDRVLAHGFHFNQVTYGTLINGLCKTGHTSAAIQMLRKIPRYGIAPNVFMYNTIIDSLCKDTLVSQAFHLFSEMLAKGISPDVITYNSLIFGLCLEGQYKEAIDLLSDMVLRNITPNVYTYNTLIDGLCKEGKIKDAKSVLAVMAKHGVKPDVVTYTSLMDGYCLVNQVNKAKYLFNTMAENKVFPNVQSYNIMINGFCKSKMIDDALNLFEEMRRKNLVPNTITFSILIDGLCKSGRISCASLLLVEMHDKGQPANIITYSSFLDALCKNHHVDKALVLFNMIKDQGIRPNIWSYNILIDGLCKSGRLKNAKEIFQDLSIEGYHPDVWTYTIMINGLCKEGLPHEALAFLSKMEDNGCLPNAVTYEIIIRALFEKGENDIAEKLLREMISRGLLQG from the coding sequence ATGCTGTATGCAACAAGGTTTAGGTATTCTGTTCGTCAAATCCCTAATCTTGTTCCACTCTCTACTCTCCCTCCTTCCTGTTCCTGTTCATGGACAAGTCTTCACTTTCATTCTCAGCCTCCATCCCTTCGTGAAGTTGACGATGCTGTTGATTCCTTCACTCGCATGCTCTCTATGCGTCGCCCTCCATCCATCATCCAATTCACCAAGATTTTGGGATCTCTTGCCAAGACCAACCATTTCTCCACCGCCATTTCCGTTTTTCAGCAATTGCAAGCCAGGGGAATCGCtcccaacttatttactttGAACATCGTAATTAATTGTTGTTGCGGCATGGGTCGTATGACGCTTGCTTTCTCTGTATTGGCCAAGATTTTCAGAATGGATTATCAACCTAATACGGTAACATTGACAACAATCCTGAAAGGTCTCTATCTCTGTGGTAGTGTTGAAAAAGCAGTGCGCTTTCATGACAGAGTGCTGGCTCATGGATTTCACTTTAATCAAGTCACTTATGGGACGTTGATCAATGGGCTCTGTAAGACCGGACACACATCAGCTGCTATTCAAATGTTGAGAAAGATCCCACGGTATGGCATTGCTCCTAATGTCTTCATGTACAACACAATTATCGATAGCCTCTGCAAGGATACACTTGTAAGTCAGGCTTTTCATTTATTCTCTGAAATGCTTGCTAAGGGAATTTCTCCCGATGTTATCACATACAATTCTCTCATTTTTGGATTGTGTCTTGAGGGTCAATATAAGGAAGCCATTGATTTGTTAAGTGATATGGTGCTTAGAAACATTACTCCTAATGTTTATACCTATAATACTTTGATTGATGGGCTATGCAAGGAAGGAAAGATCAAAGATGCTAAGAGTGTATTGGCTGTAATGGCAAAACATGGTGTGAAACCAGATGTGGTTACTTATACCAGCTTAATGGATGGATATTGTTTGGTTAATCAGGTAAATAAGGCAAAATATTTATTCAACACAATGGCTGAGAATAAAGTGTTTCCTAATGTTCAGAGTTACAATATCATGATTAATGGCTTTTGTAAAAGTAAAATGATCGATGACGCCTTGAATCTCTTCGAAGAGATGCGTCGCAAGAACTTGGTTCCAAATACTATAACTTTTAGTATTCTTATTGATGGCTTGTGCAAATCAGGGAGAATATCTTGTGCTTCCTTACTTCTTGTTGAGATGCATGATAAAGGTCAACCTGCTAATATAATCACATACAGTTCCTTTCTTGATGCTTTATGCAAAAACCATCATGTTGACAAAGCACTTGTTTTATTCAACATGATTAAAGATCAAGGCATTCGCCCAAATATATGGTCATACAACATACTTATTGATGGTTTGTGCAAAAGTGGAAGACTTAAAAATGCAAAAGAGATATTTCAAGATCTTTCCATTGAAGGCTATCATCCAGATGTGTGGACATACACCATTATGATCAATGGGCTTTGCAAAGAGGGCCTGCCTCATGAAGCATTGGCTTTCTTGTCAAAAATGGAAGACAACGGTTGCTTACCAAATGCTGTGACTTATGAAATAATCATTCGTGCTCTGTTTGAAAAAGGTGAAAATGATATCGCGGAGAAACTTCTTCGTGAAATGATATCTAGAGGCCTATTGCAAGGATAA